In one window of Mobula hypostoma chromosome 1, sMobHyp1.1, whole genome shotgun sequence DNA:
- the LOC134342656 gene encoding neurofilament medium polypeptide-like, with product MPSHGKLMVPDGLKTLLEALGRAVVQDQPDNIQQFASSYFKELLQFRDGNPSLDMNDLVKMFHVSRGIQESEKSDDGDSCPLHSSSKDEASTPSPTGRTSDSSAVCPLEESSSKPAAAAETDSAEEDLIASCPEGKDADGNDKQLPCLVDKGFKLVYGRIDKLGTKMDDLIGSIKNLADVMSKEQSAEGKQRQGAEPTAESTKAASPEAKSPETTIPALTFPGATTPGAKSPGTTTPALTSPGATTPGAKSPEAKSPAAKSPERTTPGVVSPGLRTPGAKSPETTTPGVTTPGATTPGAKSPGITTPGAKSPGTSTPGAATLEAKSPEVMTPGAKSPEATTPGVITPGETSPGAMTPEVAASGTKTLEAATPDAKTPETTSPGAKTPDPELEVEVEVKED from the exons ATGCCTTCCCACGGCAAACTCATGGTGCCTGATGGTTTGAAAACTCTGCTAGAGGCATTGGGCAGAGCTGTGGTGCAAGACCAGCCTGACAACATCCAACAATTTGCCTCTTCATATTTCAAGGAGTTATTACAGTTTcgagatg GGAATCCATCACTTGATATGAATGACTTAGTGAAAATGTTTCACGTGAGCAGAG GTATTCAGGAGTCTGAAAAGTCTGATGATGGTGATAGTTGCCCATTACATTCATCTAGTAAAGATGAGGCTTCAACACCTTCGCCCACTGGGAGAACATCAGACTCCAGTGCAGTTTGCCCTCTAGAAGAAAGTTCTTCAAAACCAGCAGCAGCTGCAGAGACTGATTCTGCAGAAGAGGATCTTATTGCATCTTGTCCAGAGGGAAAGGATGCTGACGGAAATGACAAACAATTACCCTGCCTTGTTGATAAGGGCTTTAAACTAGTATATGGTAGAATTGATAAATTGGGAACTAAAATGGATGATCTGATTGGCAGTATTAAAAATCTTGCTGATGTTATGTCCAAGGAGCAAAGTGCAGAAGGGAAACAACGCCAAGGAGCAGAACCTACCGCAGAGAGCACAAAAGCAGCATCACCAGAAGCAAAATCTCCAGAAACAACAATACCTGCATTAACATTTCCAGGAGCAACTACACCTGGGGCAAAATCCCCAGGAACAACAACACCTGCATTAACATCTCCAGGAGCAACTACACCTGGGGCAAAATCCCCAGAAGCAAAATCACCAGCAGCAAAATCCCCAGAAAGAACGACACCTGGAGTAGTATCTCCAGGACTAAGAACACCTGGGGCAAAATCCCCAGAAACAACGACACCTGGGGTAACAACACCAGGAGCAACTACACCTGGAGCAAAATCACCAGGAATAACAACACCTGGAGCAAAATCACCAGGAACATCAACACCTGGGGCAGCAACACTAGAAGCAAAATCACCAGAAGTAATGACACCCGGTGCAAAATCACCAGAAGCAACGACACCGGGGGTAATAACACCTGGAGAAACATCACCAGGAGCAATGACACCAGAAGTAGCTGCGTCAGGTACAAAGACACTGGAAGCAGCAACCCCAGATGCAAAGACACCAGAAACAACAAGTCCAGGAGCAAAAACTCCAGATCCAGAACTAGAAGTGGAAGTAGAAGTAAAAGAAGATTAA